TATGTTTATCATATAGATTTGTATTCAGGGCGTGATTTTTATGCTACTGGAAGTCAGCAAGGCTTTACTCATACAGTAGTAATGAATATAATGGAGAAAAGCAAGGTTCTGAATAAAGGTTATCACCTGATTACTGACAACTTTTATACAAAGATTCCTCTAGCAGAAGCCCTACTAATACAAAAGACATCCCTCACAGGAACAATAAAGATCAATTCTAAATTTTTGCCTCAAATTTTGGTCAAGCAGAAGCTCAGCACAGGTGAAACTGTctatgtaagaaaaggaaagttgctTACTTGTGGTTTCAAAGAGAAAGCAACTCGCAAGCCAGTTTACCTTTTGACAACATATGCTCATGCTGAAAATGTCACATTGCAGACAAGACATGGAGAAAAAATCAAGCCTAAAGTCATAAATGACTATAATGTTGGTATGGGAGGTGTTGACCTGTCAgacaaaaaactttatcattatgctgcaCAAAGGTCAACCAGGAGATACTGGAAGAAAATCTATAGTAATCTTATAGATGTATCAGTTCTAAATGCTTATATTATCTATCAGCAAAATACTGATAGGCCATTCAAGAGAGATGATTTTCTTCGTGACATTATTGAATGTCTGTCAATCCCGGATGCTGCATCTTACCCTCTCATTCCACAGTCGCCTGGTAGCCGACTTTCTAATTCACCAGGTCGTAATCCTATTCCTGTCAGTTCACCTGGTTCAAGCCATGTATATGCTAGGTTAGATGGTTGCAAGCAAAGATTATGTGCAGTTTGTCCCAAGCGCTCGAAGCACTGGTGTCCTGGATGCAATGCTGGCATTCATGAGCAATGCTGGCCAAAGCTGCAACATTACTTCAGGGTGAAAGGTCGTCCTAAGAGGAAACATGAGGACAATGATGAACATGAAGACTGTCAGTAAATTCAAGTCAATAATTGTTACTACTTTTGTGAACTCACTTGATAATTATGAATgttgtaatatttttgtaaatctgcgttaccaaatggtgaaaaagtgtcacttgatatgttgatatatattttttttaccacgcTATCACTGAatagaataatcttttttttttaggaatttttcaaaattacattctttacaaaattagcTTTGTTATAACAAAAAGGAATAATAAGTTTTGTAATAATCCAGCTTCAAAGTGACTTTGATTTTTTTGCAACTGTGatttctaaagatatttttttttatatccaaagtaATTAAATATGTATCAAACAATAAATGCCCTATtcaaaaagctcatcttcttgcggtttcaatgataccaaatacttatatattagagtgaaaaatatattatttacagatttttttccttttttctataaatatcaataaactgtCGTCGTCTTTTGGCGGCGAGGCCCGTCGTCCTTCGTGGgttaagaaaccaaagtttctaaacATACTGTAAAGAAATacgattacagtattattattattattattgttacttgctaagctacaaccctagttgaaaaagcagtgtggaggatttattttttttcttttccttttttgccaaatccagagagagagagagagagagagagagagagagagagagagagagagagagagagagagagagagagagcgaaagtagttagtgtattgattgtttgttgtgagaaagactgttggtataaatgagattgtttgtttatgttttagttaggttacggcagtggtgaatgccttgggtgaatgattattttgattttgactgcagctacaggctggtgtgaatgctggattatattttatatcatttttcgaccagcgtggaagtgtttatttatttaaaaaaccgtgattcctcctttggagagattttgtttACCTGGATTAATTGCTGACGACCTGGCtaataagaaagttgatacggctactctAATTTAGATTATGTTGATGACTTGGACCGAATGATATTTCGAttactgttgatgatgatgtttatgatgacgaAGATggcatccaggaccccaatcagggaattagtggtggcaaattgccacaaagtgtattgctaaccacaaagctgtggttgtgccgtaaaagacagttcggcaTTGTGTGGATGGCTGTGTTGGTgccattaaaatgttattttgataataaaataaatttttgaatatacttacccggtgattataatagctgcaactctgttgctcgacagaaaactctaaggtaaaactcgccagcgatcgctacacaggttgcgggtgtgcccaacagcgccatctgtcgtccagatacccagtactcaatgtaaacaaagactcaattttctcctcgttccactgcgtctctattggggaggaagggagggtcctttaatttataatcaccgggtaagtatattcaaaaatttattttattatcaaaataacatttttcaatatttaacttggccggtgattataatagctgattcacacccaggggggtgggtagagaccagcaatatatgtttacattattatgagctaagagtttttatttcattttagaagttatcaaaataacaaaaacaaaataaataggtacctggtaaggaagtcgacttgaacaattactctgcctttttaagtacgtcttccttacggagcctcgcgatcctcttaggatgctgatcgacccctaggatctgaagtatcaagggttgcaacccatacaacaggacctcatcaaaacccctaatctaggcgcttctcaagaaatgactttgaccacccgccaaatcaaccaggatgcgaaaggcttcttagccttccggacaacccaaaaacaacaataaaaaacatttcaagagaaagattaaaaaggttatggaattatggaattgtagtggttgagccctcacccactactgcactcgctgctacgaatggtcccagagtgtagcagttctcgtaaagagactggacatccttaagataaaaagacgcgaacactgacttgcttctctaataggttgcgtccattatacttcgcagagatctattttgtttaaaggccacggaagttgcgacagctctaacttcgtgtgtccttaccttcagcaaagcttggtcttcctcactcagatgggaatgagcttctcgtattaacagtctgataaaataggataaagcattctttgacataggcaaagatggtttcttaactgaacaccataaagcttcagacaggcctcgtaaaggtttagttcgttttaaatagaacttaagagctctcacagggcataagactctttctagttcatttccaaccatattcgataagcttggaatatcgaacgatttcggccaaggtcgagaaggcagctcgtttttggctagaaaaccaagttgtagtgaacatgtagccgtttcagacgaaaatccgatgttcttgctgaaggcatgaatctcactgactcttttagctgtggctaagcataccaggaaaagagtctttaaggtgagatctttcaggaaggctgattgtagcggctcgaacctgtctgacatgaggaatcttagtaccacgtctaaattccaaccaggtgtaaccaaacgacgctccttcgtggtctcaaaagacttaaggaggtcctgtagatctttattgttggaaagatctaagcctctgtgacggaagactgatgccaacatgcttctgtaacccttgatagtgggagctgaaagagatcgttctttcctcaggtataagaggaagtcagctatttgagttacagaggtactggtcgaggatacagatactgacttgcaccagtttcggaagacttcccacttcgattggtagactctaagggtggatgttctccttgctctagcaatcgccctggctgcctccttcgaaaagcctctagctctcgagagtctttcgatagtctgaaggcagtcagacgaagagcgtggaggctttggtgtaccttctttacgtgtggctgacgtagaaggtccacccttagaggaagagttctggggacgtctactagccatcgaagtacctcggtgaaccattctctcgcgggccagaggggagcaactagcgtcaaccttgtcccttcgtgagaggcgaacttctgcagtaccttgttgacaatcttgaacggtgggaatgcgtatagatctagatgtgaccaatctaggagaaaggcatctatatgaactgctgctgggtccgggattggtgagcaatatattgggagcctcttggtcatcgaggttgcaaagagatctatggttggctggccccaagtggcccaaagtctcttgcatacatccttgtggagggtccattctgttggaattacttgtcccttccgactgagacaatctgccatgacattcaagttgccttggatgaacctcgttactagcgatatgtttagaccttttgaccaggtgagcaggtcccttgcgatctcgtacaacgtcagtgagtgggtccctccttgcttggagatgtacgccaaagccgtggtgttgtccgagttcacctccaccactttgccttgaaggagagacctgaagcttttcaaggccagatgtactgccagtagctccttgcagttgatatgcattgtcctttgactcgagttccatattcccgaacattcccgaccgtctaatgtcgcgccccagcctacgtccgatgcgtccgagaagagaacgtggttgggagtctgaacagccaggggcagaccctctctgaggctgatactgtccttccaccacgtcaggcaagacttcatcttctcggaaatggggatcgagaccgcttctagcgtcttgtcctttttccagtgaaatgctaggtgatattgaagaggacggaggtgtagtcttcctaatgacacaaactgttccagggatgatagcgtccctatcagactcatccacttcctgactgaacatcgttccttcttcagcatgttctggatgcataactgggcttggcttgttctgggggccgacggaaaagcccgaaaagctagactgtgaatctccatccctaaatacacaatagtttgggatgggatcacttgtgacttttccatattgacaaggagacccaattccttggtcagatctagagtccactttagatccttcagacagcgacgactggaagaagctctgagaagccagtcgtccaaatagagggaggctcggatgtccgctaaatgaaggaatttggctacattcctcatgagcctcgtaaacacaagaggagctgtgcttaggccaaagcacagggcttgaaactggtagacaaccttttcgaaaacgaatctcagaaaaggttgggagtccgggtggatggggacgtggaagtaggcatcccttaggtctaaagagaccatccagtcttcccttctgaccgctgctagaaccgactttgtggtctccatggagaacggctgctttgtgacaaagacattcagcgcactgacgtctagcaccggcctccaccctcctgtcttctttgacaccaagaagaggcggttgtagaatcccggggtttgatggtccgagactttgactaccgctcccttctctagtaagagagacacttcctgtttcaatgctcgtctcttgtcttcctctctgtacctgggagagagatcgatgggagacgttgctagagggggttttcgtacaaacggaatcttgtacccctctctgagcaacttcacagattgtgcatctgcgcctctcttttcccaggtctgccagaagttcttgagtctggctcccactgctgtctgaagaagctggcagtcagactctgcccttaaaggacttggttcctttcttctttcctcgtttctcttcggcacgagcacctcctctgctggaggctctgccacgaaagggcggaataaaacgggacgctggagtgtccatccttggtctagctgacaaggtaggcaaaggggtggctttgcgagctgaggacgcaacaagatcgtgagtatccttctgtatcaaagaagcggcaacttccttaatcaggtcttctggaaaaaggcacttggaaagaggagcaaacagaagttcggatctctgacatggtgtaactccagctgaaaggaatgagcataggttttcacgcttattaaggactccggacacaaatgatgcagcaagctcattagacccatcacgtacggcc
The nucleotide sequence above comes from Palaemon carinicauda isolate YSFRI2023 chromosome 2, ASM3689809v2, whole genome shotgun sequence. Encoded proteins:
- the LOC137621844 gene encoding piggyBac transposable element-derived protein 4-like, producing the protein MANMEYHYDSETSADDLDSHSEHDSDDYTTDSDVYDDDLDIEPVASSWARVYPPEGIDCGSDLVFTQRNVGPLGIPNRNSQPIEYFSLFITDDIIDILVRETNIYANRFLASKEEWIREHPRSKYRIWKPVTHERMKKFLALSLLMGLIKVQDIKDFWSTFRSTRIPFFGETMPRDEYLLISRFLHLNDNTLNKPRGDPQYDPWFRVRPLLDSCNKLFKDHYNLQQTISLDESMIGMRNRCAFIQYMPNKRHCRYGIKKFELCEASTGYVYHIDLYSGRDFYATGSQQGFTHTVVMNIMEKSKVLNKGYHLITDNFYTKIPLAEALLIQKTSLTGTIKINSKFLPQILVKQKLSTGETVYVRKGKLLTCGFKEKATRKPVYLLTTYAHAENVTLQTRHGEKIKPKVINDYNVGMGGVDLSDKKLYHYAAQRSTRRYWKKIYSNLIDVSVLNAYIIYQQNTDRPFKRDDFLRDIIECLSIPDAASYPLIPQSPGSRLSNSPGRNPIPVSSPGSSHVYARLDGCKQRLCAVCPKRSKHWCPGCNAGIHEQCWPKLQHYFRVKGRPKRKHEDNDEHEDCQ